A genome region from Natronobeatus ordinarius includes the following:
- a CDS encoding ArsA family ATPase, which translates to MARKFVFFGGKGGVGKTTVSSAFGLRCALDGDRTLLVSTDPAHSTGDLFDQEFDDTPRAVEGYDRLDALELDPEAEVERHRLQLKRELGAQLSATMVNEVDIQLEMAHRTPGAYEAALFDRFIDVMGDADEYDRVVFDTSPTGGTLRLLALPELLEGWIERLIAKREQSIDLYEKAAIGRQTPRRVREGDPILARLEDRREKFSFAGETLRNDAVFTLVMNPDTLSLRETERAVGSLEEYGLTVGGVVVNKVTPAPEPHEEGRGARYLRDRCESERERIREANDTLEVPVIAEIESRVRDVKGELLRDVAGKLRTDVVDDTGTGRSATGDSDQS; encoded by the coding sequence ATGGCCCGCAAATTCGTCTTCTTCGGCGGCAAGGGCGGCGTCGGCAAGACGACCGTCTCGAGTGCGTTCGGCCTCCGGTGTGCGCTCGACGGGGACCGGACGCTACTCGTCTCGACCGATCCGGCACACAGTACGGGTGACCTCTTCGATCAGGAGTTCGACGATACGCCCCGAGCCGTCGAGGGCTACGACCGGCTCGACGCGCTCGAGCTCGACCCCGAAGCGGAGGTCGAGCGACACCGCCTCCAGCTCAAGCGGGAGCTCGGTGCGCAGCTGTCGGCCACGATGGTCAACGAGGTCGACATCCAGCTCGAGATGGCTCACCGGACGCCTGGTGCCTACGAGGCGGCGCTGTTCGACCGGTTCATCGACGTCATGGGCGACGCTGACGAGTACGACCGCGTCGTGTTCGACACGTCACCGACCGGCGGCACCCTCCGGCTGCTCGCGTTGCCGGAGCTACTCGAGGGGTGGATCGAGCGACTGATCGCCAAACGGGAACAGAGCATCGACCTCTACGAGAAGGCGGCGATCGGCAGACAGACTCCCCGCCGGGTCAGGGAAGGCGACCCGATCCTCGCCCGGCTCGAGGACCGTCGGGAGAAGTTCTCGTTTGCCGGCGAGACGCTCCGGAACGACGCGGTGTTCACCCTCGTGATGAACCCCGATACGCTCTCGCTTCGGGAGACCGAGCGGGCGGTCGGCTCGCTCGAGGAGTACGGCCTGACCGTCGGCGGCGTGGTCGTGAACAAGGTGACGCCAGCACCCGAACCCCACGAGGAGGGGCGCGGAGCGCGGTACCTCCGTGACCGCTGTGAGAGCGAACGCGAGCGGATTCGGGAAGCGAACGACACACTCGAGGTTCCCGTTATCGCCGAAATCGAGTCACGTGTTCGCGATGTGAAAGGGGAGTTGCTCCGCGACGTCGCCGGGAAGCTTCGTACCGACGTCGTCGACGACACCGGTACGGGGCGGTCGGCGACTGGAGACTCGGACCAGTCGTGA
- a CDS encoding CobW family GTP-binding protein, whose product MRERTPVTVVSGNLGAGKTTFVNHLLENADRRLAVLVNDMGDVNIDASLLENASSLSREGIAELSNGCICCELQDDLATEVRALAQRYDFDHLVVESSGISEPAPVAQLFTVGDASARYEVDALVTVVDARVLAETFAGEHPERETPPDAEDRPLSDLLVEQLEVSNVVLLNKTDLVPAADLERLEAMIAALQPDATVHRTAFAEIDPDAVIGVEAFDPDELGDLAGWQRALAEARAHELETHEHGHTHEDDHDHAHDQSDGHAHEHGDHSHDGCHLHHDHRTPETVYGVGSVTVRRQCPLDPDCFASFLRELPSSVIRLKGPCWIAGADDLVVQVSGAGPSIYAEAEGEWIATLPAAQRRLYRESNPDLPWDEEFGDRRTELVFIGTDLDRDELESDLEACFVDPAAVTDASNRFPAAPGERTVLRE is encoded by the coding sequence ATGCGAGAGCGAACGCCGGTGACGGTCGTTAGCGGCAACCTCGGTGCGGGAAAGACGACGTTCGTGAACCACCTCCTCGAGAACGCCGACCGGCGGCTCGCCGTCCTGGTCAACGACATGGGCGACGTCAATATCGACGCGTCGCTGCTCGAGAACGCGTCGTCGCTCTCCCGGGAGGGGATCGCCGAGTTGAGCAACGGCTGCATCTGCTGTGAGCTCCAGGACGACCTGGCAACGGAGGTGCGGGCGCTCGCCCAGCGGTACGACTTCGACCACCTCGTCGTCGAATCCTCGGGCATCAGCGAGCCCGCGCCGGTGGCCCAGCTGTTCACCGTCGGCGACGCGTCGGCCCGCTACGAGGTCGACGCGCTGGTGACCGTCGTCGACGCCCGGGTGCTCGCCGAGACGTTCGCGGGCGAACACCCGGAACGCGAGACGCCGCCAGACGCCGAGGACCGGCCGCTTTCGGACCTGCTCGTCGAACAGCTCGAGGTGTCCAACGTCGTCCTGCTCAACAAGACCGACCTCGTCCCGGCGGCAGATCTCGAGCGACTCGAGGCGATGATCGCCGCCCTCCAGCCGGACGCCACGGTTCATCGGACGGCCTTCGCCGAGATCGACCCCGACGCCGTGATCGGCGTCGAGGCGTTCGATCCGGACGAACTCGGCGACCTCGCCGGCTGGCAGCGAGCGCTCGCGGAGGCGCGCGCACACGAACTCGAGACCCACGAGCACGGCCATACGCACGAAGACGATCACGACCACGCACACGACCAGAGCGACGGCCACGCACACGAGCACGGCGACCACAGCCACGACGGCTGTCACCTCCACCACGACCACCGGACGCCCGAGACCGTCTACGGCGTCGGCTCCGTGACCGTCCGCCGTCAGTGTCCCCTCGATCCCGATTGCTTCGCGTCGTTCCTGCGCGAGCTTCCCTCCTCGGTCATCCGACTGAAGGGGCCCTGCTGGATCGCGGGCGCCGACGACCTCGTGGTCCAGGTCAGCGGCGCCGGGCCGTCGATCTACGCGGAGGCCGAGGGTGAGTGGATCGCGACGCTTCCGGCGGCTCAGCGCCGGCTCTACCGGGAGAGCAACCCAGACCTCCCGTGGGACGAGGAGTTCGGGGACCGCCGGACCGAACTCGTGTTCATCGGCACCGACCTCGACCGGGACGAACTCGAGTCGGATCTCGAGGCGTGTTTCGTCGATCCGGCGGCCGTCACCGACGCCTCGAACCGGTTCCCGGCGGCGCCGGGCGAGCGGACCGTCCTCCGAGAGTGA